One Malus domestica chromosome 11, GDT2T_hap1 genomic region harbors:
- the LOC103453364 gene encoding uncharacterized protein At2g27730, mitochondrial-like isoform X1: MASRMAARFVPRRFSSSGKVLSEEEKAAENVYIKKIEQEKLEKLARKGPKPEEKPAGSSGGSVSDAKPSASSSGASTAKVSTDKYRNYAVVAGVMTAAASVGWYLKASRKKEEVQD; the protein is encoded by the exons ATGGCATCAAGGATGGCTGCAAGGTTTGTGCCTCGGAGGTTTTCAAGCAGTGGAAAAGTTCTCAGTGAGGAGGAAAAAGCTGCAGAGAATGTTTACATCAAG AAAATCGAGCAAGAGAAGCTGGAGAAGCTTGCACGTAAA GGCCCTAAACCAGAAGAGAAGCCAGCTGGAAGCTCAGGGGGCTCAGTCTCTGATGCCAAACCAAGTGCCTCTTCCTCTGGAGCATCAACAGCCAAGGTATCGACTGACAAGTACCGGAATTATGCTGTTGTAGCTGGTGTTATGACTGCTGCTGCTTCTGTCGGTTGGTATCTCAAAGCTAGTcggaagaaggaagaagtgcAGGACTGA
- the LOC103453364 gene encoding uncharacterized protein At2g27730, mitochondrial-like isoform X2: protein MFTSSSCLFVILQKIEQEKLEKLARKGPKPEEKPAGSSGGSVSDAKPSASSSGASTAKVSTDKYRNYAVVAGVMTAAASVGWYLKASRKKEEVQD, encoded by the exons ATGTTTACATCAAG ttcttgtttgtttgttattttgcAGAAAATCGAGCAAGAGAAGCTGGAGAAGCTTGCACGTAAA GGCCCTAAACCAGAAGAGAAGCCAGCTGGAAGCTCAGGGGGCTCAGTCTCTGATGCCAAACCAAGTGCCTCTTCCTCTGGAGCATCAACAGCCAAGGTATCGACTGACAAGTACCGGAATTATGCTGTTGTAGCTGGTGTTATGACTGCTGCTGCTTCTGTCGGTTGGTATCTCAAAGCTAGTcggaagaaggaagaagtgcAGGACTGA
- the LOC103453363 gene encoding N-carbamoylputrescine amidase, with amino-acid sequence MSLDFNLTLLYSGWLELLMRRVQISFLYRNSLRDITSVRHKGRTSFSEQSLTRVIQPFLGSPTSQTDQATRKSSTSIQGDTGFKVFKTKFATIAVAICWDQWFPEAARALVLQGAEILFYPTAIGSEPQDGGLDSRDHWRRVMQGHAGANVVPVVTSNRIGKEIIETEHGKSEITFYGNSFIAGPTGEIVATANDKEEAVLVAQFDLDKIKWKRHSWGVFRDRRPDLYKVLLTSDGSNSPL; translated from the exons ATGTCTCTTGATTTCAACTTGACACTGCTTTACTCAG GTTGGTTAGAGCTGCTCATGCGAAGGGTGCAAATATCATTCTTATACAG GAACTCTTTGAGGGACATTACTTCTGTCAGGCACAAAGGGAGGACTTCTTTCAGTGAGCAAAGCCTTACAAGGGTCATCCAACCATTCTTAG GAAGTCCCACATCCCAGACGGACCAG GCTACCAGGAAAAGTTCTACTTCAATCCAAGGTGATACTGGATTCAAG GTTTTCAAGACCAAGTTTGCAACTATTGCAGTTG CAATTTGCTGGGATCAATGGTTTCCCGAGGCTGCCCGGGCTTTGGTTCTTCAAGGTGCTGAGATATTGTTTTACCCCACTGCTATTGGTTCCGAACCTCAAGATGGAGGTCTTGATTCTCGTGATCACTGGAGGCGAGTGATGCAAGGGCATGCTGGGGCTAATGTG GTCCCTGTAGTAACTTCAAATCGCATAGGAAAGGAGATAATTGAGACCGAGCATGGAAAGAGTGAGATCACTTTCTACGGTAACTCTTTTATAGCAG GACCCACTGGTGAAATTGTTGCAACTGCTAATGATAAAGAGGAAGCTGTGCTTGTAGCCCAGTTTGACCTAGACAAAATCAAATGGAAGAGACATAGCTGGGGAGTATTCCGCGACCGCCGCCCAGATTTATACAAGGTGCTACTGACATCAGATGGCAGCAATTCCCCTTTGTGA